In a genomic window of Lycium ferocissimum isolate CSIRO_LF1 chromosome 9, AGI_CSIRO_Lferr_CH_V1, whole genome shotgun sequence:
- the LOC132029632 gene encoding pathogen-associated molecular patterns-induced protein A70-like, with protein sequence MLDDSVSTVYSSIWTSMNSWFTPTILFVLLNVMIATIAFTSSFANQKQTHPKQQQEQEQQPTKLARSPSLLQRIKSINFSNYRSQEHVKDYNFDQTHHQQEEETPFEPPTHYIFEPAPEQTTIEPGTSTQYIFNQENIQKQQTQYDFQQTHQENLQESQTQYLFQHTHEQKPKNVDQDFNFQPNHEQKHENMDQDFNFNPAYEQKNENMNTHFDFKPINEEEEEEEEEGGGGEFKSLDEVYSQLTSERHVSRSRSDTKPYSGEAQVKLPTKMKKSASMKSPFAHFEEEAIVEARRPATTKERSANEDNEVDAKADDFINKFKQQLKLQRLDSILRYKEMIGRGS encoded by the coding sequence ATGCTTGATGACTCTGTATCTACTGTTTATTCTTCAATCTGGACATCCATGAATAGCTGGTTCACTCCCACTATTCTTTTTGTTCTTCTCAATGTTATGATTGCTACCATTGCTTTTACTTCTTCCTTCGCTAACCAAAAACAAACTCATCctaaacaacaacaagaacaagaacaacagCCTACTAAACTTGCTAGATCTCCTTCACTTCTTCAacgcatcaaatccataaatttcTCAAATTACAGATCTCAAGAACACGTTAAAGATTACAACTTTGACCAAACCCATCatcaacaagaagaagaaacccCTTTTGAACCACCAACACATTACATTTTTGAACCAGCACCTGAACAAACTACCATCGAACCAGGTACCagtactcagtacattttcaatCAAGAAAATATTCAAAAGCAACAAACCCAGTACGATTTCCAACAAACCCATCAAGAAAATCTTCAAGAATCTCAAACCCAATACCTTTTTCAACACACCCACGAACAAAAACCTAAAAATGTAGATCAAGATTTCAACTTCCAACCAAACCATGaacaaaaacatgaaaatatggatcaAGATTTCAACTTTAACCCAGCCtatgaacaaaaaaatgaaaatatgaacaCCCATTTTGATTTTAAGCCAATcaacgaagaagaagaagaagaagaagaagaaggaggaggaggtgAGTTTAAGAGCTTAGATGAAGTGTACAGTCAGTTAACCAGCGAACGCCACGTGTCAAGGAGCAGATCAGATACAAAGCCATATTCAGGTGAAGCTCAAGTGAAGTTACCAACAAAGATGAAGAAATCAGCAAGTATGAAATCACCATTTGCAcattttgaagaagaagctattgttgaagcaagaagacCAGCTACTACAAAGGAAAGGAGTGCTAATGAAGACAATGAAGTTGATGCTAAAGCTGATGATTTTATTAATAAGTTTAAGCAACAGTTGAAGTTGCAGAGGTTGGATTCTATTTTAAGGTACAAGGAGATGATTGGCAGAGGGAGTTAA